A single window of Leptospiraceae bacterium DNA harbors:
- a CDS encoding SGNH/GDSL hydrolase family protein, giving the protein MKSTSNDSKIIQVNIIGDSLSERSIGFGLQNKLGSGYKINDFSVSGRNVYDWLLDISRPFSPTPDLIIVELGTNDVFTGPTYDFKANLNRLLEEIKIRSSARVILTAIPLTDDKGLQSRIKVNNDYVRSLSNSYTVTELEKAFEDNRANLRLYPSYDPIHPNPVGYELIGELYKKDILLLK; this is encoded by the coding sequence ATGAAATCTACAAGCAATGATTCCAAAATAATTCAAGTCAATATCATAGGTGATTCTTTATCGGAGCGCTCGATTGGATTTGGATTGCAGAATAAACTGGGTAGTGGCTATAAAATAAATGATTTTTCAGTCAGTGGTAGAAATGTATATGACTGGTTACTCGATATTAGCCGTCCATTCAGTCCTACACCGGATTTAATTATAGTAGAGCTTGGAACGAATGATGTTTTTACAGGACCTACTTATGACTTTAAAGCAAATCTAAATCGGCTTTTGGAAGAGATAAAGATTCGCTCTAGTGCAAGAGTCATTCTAACAGCGATTCCTCTCACAGATGACAAAGGACTTCAAAGTAGAATTAAGGTTAATAATGATTATGTGCGAAGTCTCTCGAACAGTTATACAGTAACAGAGCTTGAGAAGGCATTTGAGGATAATCGTGCTAATCTTCGTCTCTATCCTTCTTATGATCCCATTCACCCAAATCCTGTCGGATACGAATTGATAGGTGAACTTTATAAAAAAGATATTCTATTATTAAAATAA
- the lpxK gene encoding tetraacyldisaccharide 4'-kinase: MRILLYLLYPFSLLYQFLFFLDRHFKKKQAIPDAFTISVGNLTTGGTGKTPLTIYLAGLVHSIFPEKQVVVLSRGYRGNKSKEGMRVELTSNPADSGDEPLLIKAKIPFAEVIIGINRFKSYLQNKLKGKQGLTFSQLNPLSDINGRFSPRFRSRARKRFFISPSEDGIETPQEPGVKSVVILDDGFQHHAIKRDLDFVLVDSNNAFGTGFTIPLGSLRERITAVKRAHYIIFTRYAKENAANVEILKVKFIKINPDLKFYNLAYIPLPLLNWKRDILSLETLVNKKVVVFSALGNPFSFESLIESHKPKEIKKIRFPDHFAYDNKTMLDLFMELKNFDLLICTEKDFIKIQHLNLTNPEMNSLFILPVEVYLNKQAELKSDLERLINSKSD; encoded by the coding sequence ATGCGTATCCTTCTCTATTTACTCTATCCGTTTTCTTTGCTCTATCAATTTCTTTTTTTCTTAGATAGACATTTCAAAAAGAAACAAGCGATTCCAGATGCATTTACCATCAGCGTTGGAAATTTAACAACAGGCGGAACAGGTAAGACTCCTCTTACAATTTATTTGGCTGGTTTAGTTCATTCCATTTTTCCAGAAAAACAAGTTGTCGTTTTGAGTAGAGGTTATCGAGGAAATAAATCAAAAGAAGGAATGCGAGTAGAGCTAACTTCTAACCCAGCGGATTCTGGCGATGAGCCGCTCTTGATAAAAGCAAAGATTCCATTTGCAGAAGTTATTATTGGGATAAATCGTTTTAAGTCTTATCTTCAAAATAAATTGAAGGGCAAACAAGGATTAACCTTTTCTCAGCTAAATCCTTTGAGTGATATCAATGGGAGATTTTCGCCACGCTTTCGATCTAGAGCTAGAAAAAGGTTTTTTATTTCTCCTTCTGAGGATGGAATTGAAACACCACAGGAGCCGGGAGTTAAAAGTGTTGTGATTTTAGATGATGGATTTCAACATCATGCCATTAAGAGAGATTTAGATTTTGTTTTAGTCGATTCGAATAATGCATTCGGAACTGGATTTACAATTCCGCTTGGAAGTTTGCGAGAAAGGATAACTGCCGTTAAACGCGCGCATTATATTATATTTACTCGCTATGCAAAAGAAAATGCTGCAAATGTAGAAATTCTAAAAGTAAAATTTATCAAAATAAATCCAGATTTAAAATTTTACAATCTGGCATATATTCCCCTGCCGCTACTGAATTGGAAAAGAGACATTCTTTCGCTCGAAACTTTGGTGAATAAGAAAGTAGTTGTTTTCTCTGCTCTAGGAAATCCATTTTCCTTTGAGAGCTTAATTGAATCCCATAAGCCAAAAGAAATTAAGAAGATTCGTTTTCCCGATCATTTTGCGTATGATAATAAAACCATGCTCGATTTATTTATGGAATTGAAAAATTTTGATCTTCTAATTTGCACAGAAAAAGATTTTATCAAGATCCAACACCTAAATCTAACGAATCCAGAGATGAACAGCCTATTTATCCTTCCTGTTGAGGTTTATTTGAATAAACAGGCAGAATTGAAGTCTGACCTAGAAAGATTAATAAACTCTAAGAGTGATTGA
- a CDS encoding RNA methyltransferase, with protein MKNLFILLENPKYAGNIGMVCRLIANFDLPPLRIIGERRELHFEMEWMAYNSNEELSKIEYFNSAKESREDLDLVIGTAMIQGKDRVGFISLGSIPEKIKTHSDKKIGIVFGREDRGLSNAMIDHCDYMIDFELSERQPSMNLSQSVSFVLGSIHGQNLNQLESLVKTESIDTGNFYKYVKDVFELIELNQFHGRENLAIKRFKKIIDSSSISREDLNFLYKVFQKFEFKIKNETHR; from the coding sequence TTGAAAAATCTGTTTATACTCCTAGAAAATCCAAAATACGCAGGCAATATAGGAATGGTATGTCGGCTCATCGCAAACTTTGATTTACCTCCACTTAGAATCATTGGAGAGCGAAGGGAGTTACATTTCGAAATGGAGTGGATGGCATATAACTCAAATGAGGAACTTTCAAAAATTGAATACTTTAACAGCGCAAAAGAATCTCGTGAAGATTTAGATTTAGTAATTGGAACAGCAATGATTCAAGGAAAAGATAGAGTTGGATTTATTTCTTTAGGAAGCATACCTGAAAAAATAAAAACTCATTCTGATAAAAAAATTGGAATAGTATTTGGAAGGGAAGACCGTGGACTTTCCAATGCGATGATAGATCATTGTGATTATATGATTGATTTTGAACTTTCAGAAAGGCAACCTTCTATGAACTTATCCCAATCAGTTAGTTTTGTCTTAGGCTCAATCCATGGACAAAATTTGAATCAGCTAGAATCATTAGTAAAGACGGAAAGCATTGATACAGGAAATTTTTATAAATACGTAAAAGATGTATTTGAACTTATCGAATTGAACCAATTCCATGGAAGGGAAAACCTTGCCATAAAACGTTTCAAGAAAATCATTGACTCAAGTTCAATTTCAAGAGAAGATTTAAACTTTTTATACAAGGTATTTCAAAAATTTGAATTTAAAATAAAAAATGAAACTCATAGATAA
- a CDS encoding methyl-accepting chemotaxis protein: MQSENVDKGKLLTLLIISSTCTGAGFAWGGIYAFFGLYNAMYLPFTFSILVGVALLSFKLFNTYSLLLHTQLSMILIIPTALQWTLGGFHNSGLVILWSLMSPFGSMMLQGKKGYITWGVSYFLLLITSLIFDDYFRSIAIDPVSQNAILFFYAMNISVVSLLTLLAIFYFVKSFEDERRSRADYNDYLSNRVDKMLTSIELLADGDLSSNIKSTDDDLVIQKLYSGYNKAIDVLTKSFQDLENNIKHVTISVEGVMHSMQNLSSEINRQNEGMNQIEDFINKIKKDTADDFQLIEAGVRESEENTKFALNGGEIIHKTMNKIQSISQSMDHSRNTILELEKESNQIDEIIHSINSIAKQTSLLSLNASIEAARAGENGKGFSVVAQEIGKLADMTTKSTKLISDKLKEINLKARSAADIVNRSNESMNEGLAYTNQVSISNENIISNSKRVKDVISSLQTKSVTQSTGIQEISVNIIHLLESTKFFLNEIKEMNGRFESMTQKTSAMHESLKKFKFK; the protein is encoded by the coding sequence ATGCAAAGCGAAAACGTAGACAAAGGTAAGCTGCTTACCTTATTAATCATTAGCTCAACTTGCACAGGTGCAGGATTTGCTTGGGGTGGAATTTATGCATTTTTTGGTTTGTATAATGCAATGTATTTGCCTTTTACATTTTCCATTTTAGTTGGTGTTGCTCTTTTATCGTTTAAACTTTTCAACACTTACAGCTTACTGCTCCATACACAACTTTCTATGATCTTAATAATCCCAACTGCACTACAATGGACGTTAGGCGGTTTTCATAATAGTGGATTGGTAATTCTTTGGTCTTTAATGTCCCCCTTTGGATCAATGATGTTACAAGGAAAAAAAGGATACATTACATGGGGAGTTTCTTATTTTCTTTTATTAATTACTTCTCTAATTTTCGATGACTATTTTCGTTCAATTGCAATTGACCCAGTCTCTCAAAATGCAATCCTATTTTTCTACGCAATGAATATAAGCGTAGTTTCTCTTTTGACTCTACTTGCAATATTTTACTTTGTAAAGAGCTTTGAAGATGAGAGGAGATCACGTGCGGATTACAATGATTACCTTTCAAATCGTGTAGATAAAATGCTTACATCTATTGAATTACTTGCAGATGGTGACTTGAGTAGCAACATAAAATCTACTGACGATGATTTGGTTATTCAAAAGCTTTATTCAGGGTATAATAAAGCTATTGATGTTCTTACAAAATCCTTCCAGGATTTGGAGAATAACATAAAACATGTTACTATTTCTGTAGAAGGGGTAATGCACTCTATGCAAAATCTTTCTTCCGAAATCAATCGACAAAATGAAGGCATGAATCAAATAGAAGATTTTATTAATAAAATTAAGAAAGATACTGCCGATGATTTTCAATTAATAGAAGCAGGTGTTCGGGAATCAGAGGAAAATACTAAGTTTGCGCTAAATGGCGGTGAGATTATTCATAAGACAATGAACAAAATTCAATCTATTAGTCAGAGTATGGATCATTCTCGAAATACAATTTTAGAATTAGAAAAAGAAAGCAATCAAATTGACGAAATTATTCATTCCATCAATAGCATCGCAAAACAAACTAGTTTACTTTCGCTTAACGCTTCTATTGAAGCAGCACGCGCGGGTGAAAATGGGAAAGGCTTTTCTGTAGTTGCACAAGAGATTGGGAAATTAGCTGATATGACAACAAAATCTACAAAATTAATTTCAGATAAGCTCAAAGAAATTAATCTAAAAGCAAGATCTGCTGCAGATATTGTAAATAGAAGCAATGAAAGTATGAACGAAGGTCTTGCTTATACAAACCAGGTCAGTATATCAAATGAAAATATTATTTCTAATTCCAAGCGAGTAAAGGACGTTATCTCCTCGCTGCAAACCAAAAGTGTAACTCAATCAACAGGGATTCAAGAGATTTCAGTCAACATAATTCATTTACTAGAAAGCACTAAGTTTTTCTTGAATGAAATCAAAGAGATGAATGGACGTTTCGAATCCATGACGCAAAAAACTTCTGCCATGCATGAGTCCCTTAAAAAATTTAAGTTTAAATAA
- a CDS encoding YdcF family protein: protein MHDSTVAIVLGAAVYGNKPSPVLSDRLKSALILYKKRKVKKILLSGDNGTRSYNELKPMLNYMLKNKVKKEDIFVDNSGFRTLDTLLRAKYIFQIKDAIIVTQRFHQPRAAFIAEKIGIKVSCFESDTGEYKDDTKNRFREFFARNLAWFDLNLMSDVSYTGKPYPISGDGTETWKLKDIPLQ from the coding sequence ATTCATGATTCAACGGTTGCTATAGTTTTAGGGGCAGCGGTATATGGCAATAAGCCGTCACCGGTTCTAAGTGATCGCCTAAAATCTGCCTTGATTCTCTACAAAAAAAGAAAAGTAAAAAAAATTCTACTTTCAGGGGATAATGGCACACGATCCTATAATGAATTAAAACCAATGCTCAATTATATGCTAAAAAATAAAGTTAAGAAGGAAGATATTTTTGTGGATAATTCTGGTTTCAGAACACTAGATACACTTCTTCGCGCGAAATACATTTTTCAAATAAAAGATGCGATAATTGTTACCCAAAGATTTCATCAGCCTAGAGCCGCCTTCATCGCAGAAAAAATTGGAATCAAAGTATCCTGCTTTGAATCTGATACAGGAGAATACAAGGATGATACAAAGAATCGGTTCAGAGAATTCTTTGCGAGAAATCTTGCATGGTTTGATTTGAACTTAATGTCCGACGTATCCTATACAGGAAAGCCTTATCCAATCTCAGGTGACGGAACTGAAACATGGAAACTAAAAGATATTCCATTGCAGTAG
- a CDS encoding cytochrome-c peroxidase produces MKKIILLPMILMFAVVCGPSKQSLELQKKANAAIGTLPDKMPGGEKDSAELVSLGEKLYFDNRLSVNDSQSCNSCHNVKDKKGGVDNKPTSTGAFGKNGDRNSPTVLNAGFHIAQFWDGRAATLADQAKGPILNPGEMAMPSEKAVLEKLAKTEYPALFAKAFPNEKENLTYDNLAKAIAAFERTLKTSDRLDDWLKGDLKALTPAEEKGLSTFIEVGCVGCHYGATLGGTSYRKLGERNAYETKDLGRFNVTKNEAEKFFFKVPSLRNILLTGPYFHDGSIATIEDAVKKMGYHQLNKELTDEEVKSIVIFFGALTDKARK; encoded by the coding sequence ATGAAAAAAATTATACTATTACCAATGATTCTTATGTTTGCAGTTGTATGCGGACCTTCGAAGCAATCATTAGAACTACAAAAAAAAGCAAACGCAGCAATAGGAACACTTCCGGATAAAATGCCAGGCGGAGAAAAAGATTCAGCAGAGTTAGTAAGCCTTGGAGAAAAATTATACTTTGACAATCGTCTTTCTGTAAATGATTCACAATCCTGCAATAGCTGTCATAATGTAAAAGATAAAAAAGGCGGAGTGGATAACAAACCTACATCAACAGGAGCCTTTGGAAAAAATGGAGATAGAAATTCACCGACAGTATTGAATGCAGGATTTCATATCGCACAATTCTGGGATGGGAGAGCGGCAACTCTTGCCGATCAAGCAAAAGGTCCAATCCTCAATCCAGGTGAAATGGCAATGCCTTCTGAAAAAGCTGTATTAGAAAAACTTGCAAAGACCGAATACCCCGCGTTATTCGCTAAAGCATTTCCAAATGAAAAAGAAAATCTTACTTACGATAATTTAGCAAAAGCAATTGCAGCGTTTGAGCGCACATTAAAAACATCTGATCGTTTAGATGATTGGTTAAAGGGAGACTTAAAGGCATTAACCCCAGCGGAAGAAAAAGGTCTTTCTACTTTCATCGAAGTTGGTTGTGTTGGATGTCACTATGGAGCAACTCTTGGCGGAACAAGCTATCGTAAATTAGGTGAGCGTAATGCTTATGAAACGAAAGACTTAGGAAGATTTAATGTTACAAAAAATGAAGCAGAAAAATTCTTCTTCAAAGTCCCATCTCTACGTAACATTTTATTAACCGGTCCTTATTTTCATGATGGAAGCATTGCTACTATCGAAGATGCAGTTAAGAAAATGGGATACCACCAATTAAACAAAGAACTCACAGATGAAGAAGTTAAATCCATCGTAATTTTCTTTGGTGCTTTAACGGACAAAGCAAGAAAGTAA
- a CDS encoding ABC transporter ATP-binding protein produces the protein MDFSKPNSNNCLLSCLAYRLSIVDVLVFRRLLTYSFKYKYRLFIGLVLSLLVSIFNGVSLTSMIPIFDSMGASKSYKFQISMTKRDMSAIRKVESGETFTRLEQIEYRLAKLKSRLNSYFNELQPEEIVFFFVILVFPIYLLKLLCLTGAIYFINSTGYMAIRDLRQEIYKKVQYLPLNTFVQEKTGILMSRIINDVDVLAKIISSDLKDAINDFFYVVTHLLLLFFLSWKMFLVVFIVIPLIMGPITAFTEKIRKATKNQQERLSALNGLLQEVIAGIRVIRAFSMEKRESGRFYLINKELSEKTFKGHFYHQVGPSIVELFGSVLAAIFLAFGAYLISNESFSKGMFMAFFLTLIFLMRPLKQLSMMYNLIQSGVSAGERVFEIVDSKTDIENPIHPQKIGKLHKEIEIRNVSYTYPNSDKSALKNINIKVKSGETIAFVGSSGAGKSTLKDLIPRLIDPTEGEVLFDGVDIRKFNMRDVRRKIGIVSQEVFLFNASIRDNITYGSLDASEERIRKACDDAFATEFINSFEHGFDTMVGEHGVMLSGGQKQRISIARALLLDPEILILDEATSALDTESERLVQTALETLYKNRTTIIIAHRLSTIQIANTIYYMEEGEIVESGTHADLVARDSKYKKLYEMQFEAVK, from the coding sequence ATGGATTTTTCAAAGCCCAATTCAAATAATTGCTTGTTATCTTGCTTAGCCTACCGACTTAGTATTGTTGACGTGTTAGTTTTCAGACGGCTTTTAACCTATTCATTCAAATATAAATACAGACTTTTTATTGGGCTAGTCTTGTCCTTATTGGTTTCCATTTTCAATGGAGTTTCTTTGACCAGTATGATTCCGATTTTTGATTCGATGGGTGCCAGTAAAAGTTATAAGTTTCAGATTTCCATGACCAAGCGGGATATGTCAGCGATTCGAAAAGTCGAATCGGGTGAAACCTTTACCCGTCTCGAACAAATCGAATACAGACTTGCCAAATTAAAATCTCGACTCAATTCCTATTTCAACGAACTACAGCCAGAAGAAATTGTTTTCTTTTTTGTAATTCTAGTCTTTCCAATTTATCTTTTAAAACTACTCTGTCTCACGGGTGCTATTTATTTTATCAACTCTACAGGATACATGGCGATTCGAGATTTACGACAGGAAATTTACAAGAAAGTCCAATACCTTCCTCTCAATACATTCGTCCAAGAAAAAACTGGAATTCTGATGAGCCGCATTATTAATGATGTAGATGTATTAGCAAAAATCATTAGTTCAGATTTGAAAGACGCGATCAATGATTTCTTTTACGTTGTGACACATTTGCTGCTTCTCTTTTTTCTTAGCTGGAAAATGTTTCTAGTGGTTTTCATTGTTATACCGCTCATCATGGGACCAATCACAGCCTTTACAGAAAAAATTAGAAAGGCAACCAAGAATCAACAAGAAAGACTCTCAGCACTCAATGGACTACTTCAGGAGGTAATCGCTGGTATCCGCGTGATTCGTGCTTTCTCAATGGAGAAAAGAGAGTCCGGTAGATTTTATTTAATCAACAAAGAGCTTTCTGAAAAAACTTTTAAGGGACATTTCTATCATCAAGTCGGACCTTCTATTGTGGAATTGTTTGGTTCTGTATTAGCCGCAATTTTTTTAGCGTTTGGTGCGTATTTAATTAGCAATGAAAGTTTTTCAAAAGGAATGTTTATGGCATTCTTTTTAACTTTGATTTTCTTAATGAGACCTTTAAAACAACTCAGTATGATGTATAACTTAATCCAAAGCGGAGTGTCTGCAGGCGAAAGAGTTTTCGAAATAGTAGACTCAAAGACAGACATTGAAAATCCTATTCATCCTCAGAAGATTGGTAAACTACACAAAGAAATTGAAATTAGAAATGTATCGTATACTTATCCCAATTCAGATAAGTCAGCTTTAAAGAATATTAACATCAAAGTTAAATCGGGAGAAACCATTGCCTTTGTTGGATCGAGTGGGGCAGGCAAGTCTACCTTGAAAGATTTAATTCCTCGTTTGATTGATCCCACAGAGGGAGAAGTTTTATTTGATGGAGTTGATATTCGCAAATTTAATATGAGAGATGTTCGGCGCAAAATCGGTATTGTCTCCCAAGAAGTTTTCTTATTTAATGCAAGCATTCGTGACAATATTACTTATGGTAGTTTAGATGCCTCCGAAGAAAGAATTCGTAAAGCATGTGATGACGCTTTCGCTACGGAATTTATTAACTCATTTGAGCATGGATTTGATACAATGGTAGGTGAGCATGGAGTCATGCTATCGGGTGGTCAAAAGCAAAGAATCTCAATTGCTCGTGCCCTTTTACTCGATCCAGAAATTCTAATTCTAGATGAGGCTACTTCTGCGTTAGACACAGAATCAGAAAGGCTTGTTCAGACTGCCCTGGAGACATTATACAAAAATAGAACTACAATCATCATTGCACATAGACTTTCCACGATTCAGATTGCGAATACAATCTATTATATGGAAGAAGGTGAAATCGTTGAGTCAGGCACTCACGCAGACTTAGTTGCTCGAGATAGCAAATACAAAAAACTTTATGAAATGCAATTCGAAGCGGTAAAATAA
- a CDS encoding malate dehydrogenase, which yields MSKTVKVAVTGAAGQIGYSLLFRIASGQMFGPDTAVELQLLELEAALPALKGVVMELDDCAFPLLQKVTVTSELDVAFNDINWALLVGSVPRKAGMERGDLLKINGGIFTKQGKSLEAKANSDVRVLVVGNPCNTNCLIAMNNAKGIPSNRWFALTKLDENRAKTQLAQKSGYPVSKVSNLAIWGNHSATQYPDFYNAKIDGKPATDLIKDEAWLKGDFISTVQKRGAAIIAARGSSSAASAANAVVDTVVNLTTPTKSGDWFSVATCSDGSYGVEKGLIFGYPISSDGKDYKIVQNVPLNDFGKEKFKITHDELVGERNDVKDML from the coding sequence ATGAGTAAAACAGTAAAAGTAGCAGTAACAGGAGCAGCAGGGCAAATAGGATATTCCCTATTATTTAGAATTGCATCAGGACAAATGTTTGGTCCTGACACTGCTGTAGAATTACAATTATTAGAATTAGAAGCGGCACTTCCAGCGCTTAAAGGCGTTGTAATGGAATTAGATGATTGCGCATTTCCACTCTTACAAAAAGTAACAGTTACTTCTGAGTTGGACGTAGCGTTTAACGATATTAATTGGGCGCTTCTTGTAGGATCTGTTCCAAGAAAAGCGGGAATGGAAAGAGGAGATCTTCTAAAGATCAATGGTGGAATTTTTACCAAACAAGGTAAATCACTCGAAGCAAAAGCAAATAGCGATGTAAGAGTTCTTGTTGTGGGTAATCCTTGTAACACCAACTGCCTCATTGCGATGAATAACGCAAAAGGAATTCCTTCTAACAGATGGTTTGCATTAACCAAGTTAGATGAAAACCGTGCAAAGACACAATTAGCTCAAAAGTCGGGTTATCCGGTATCCAAAGTTTCCAATTTAGCAATTTGGGGAAATCACTCTGCTACACAATACCCAGATTTCTACAATGCAAAAATTGACGGTAAACCTGCAACAGATTTAATCAAAGACGAAGCATGGTTAAAAGGAGATTTTATTTCCACAGTTCAAAAACGCGGCGCGGCTATTATCGCTGCTCGTGGTTCTTCCAGTGCTGCCTCTGCGGCTAACGCAGTTGTAGACACAGTTGTAAACCTAACCACTCCTACAAAATCAGGAGATTGGTTTAGCGTTGCTACTTGCTCTGATGGAAGTTACGGTGTTGAGAAGGGGCTAATCTTTGGTTACCCAATCTCTTCTGATGGAAAAGATTATAAAATCGTTCAAAATGTTCCACTCAATGATTTCGGCAAAGAAAAATTCAAAATTACACATGATGAATTAGTTGGCGAAAGAAACGATGTAAAGGACATGCTGTAA
- a CDS encoding histone deacetylase translates to MSKTAIAYREEFLDHETGQHPENYKRLTSILDKLHSKSYFKELIQPQIREATEEEIASIHTISYIQDFQKRVKMGAGHFDPDTPYSSGSYKAAALASGSGIVLADTILSGAVNTGFALVRPPGHHAEKYHAMGFCMFNNVAITTKYLQSKGIKKVLILDWDVHHGNGTENSFYSDDSVYFISTHQYPFYPGTGAEKDQGTGKGLGYNLNIPLRRGSSNQDYFNAFNERIIPAIDKFQPEFILISAGFDAHREDPLGGMDLSTDAYEQFTEIICKKAKEICQGRIISFLEGGYELEALAESVEAHLAVLKS, encoded by the coding sequence ATGAGCAAGACTGCAATTGCTTATAGAGAAGAATTTTTAGACCATGAAACAGGTCAACACCCGGAGAATTACAAGCGATTAACCTCTATTCTAGATAAACTACATTCCAAGTCTTATTTTAAAGAACTCATTCAACCACAAATACGCGAAGCCACAGAAGAAGAAATTGCTTCCATTCATACTATATCCTATATACAAGATTTTCAAAAACGAGTTAAAATGGGAGCCGGACATTTTGATCCAGATACCCCTTATTCATCCGGATCATATAAAGCGGCAGCATTGGCTAGTGGTTCAGGAATTGTTTTAGCTGATACTATATTAAGTGGTGCAGTTAATACTGGATTTGCGCTAGTTCGACCTCCCGGACATCATGCAGAAAAATACCACGCAATGGGATTTTGCATGTTTAATAATGTAGCGATTACTACCAAGTATCTGCAATCCAAAGGAATTAAAAAAGTTCTAATTCTAGATTGGGATGTCCATCACGGAAATGGAACCGAAAATAGTTTTTACTCGGATGACTCAGTCTATTTTATTTCGACTCATCAATATCCATTTTATCCCGGCACCGGTGCAGAGAAAGATCAGGGAACAGGAAAGGGTTTAGGGTATAATTTAAATATACCTCTCAGAAGAGGCTCATCTAATCAAGATTATTTTAATGCATTCAATGAGAGAATTATTCCGGCAATAGATAAGTTTCAGCCTGAATTCATTTTGATCTCAGCAGGATTTGATGCACACAGGGAAGACCCTTTAGGTGGAATGGATTTATCTACCGATGCCTATGAGCAGTTTACAGAGATTATCTGCAAAAAGGCAAAGGAAATTTGCCAGGGAAGAATTATTTCTTTTCTCGAAGGTGGCTACGAGTTAGAAGCTCTTGCTGAATCAGTAGAAGCACATCTGGCAGTATTAAAGAGTTGA
- a CDS encoding DsbA family protein — protein MDNGKKGLLALSAFTILYVAFSIPALINYFKPKSYIEINGKKFTESDLEKEKPGMVVKLKKDYVDGLKRTFEQYANDKILELEAKEKNIKPSEVVSKGVGSYTPSASEIQAIYEQYKDQFGGAKLEAVQDRIVGYLKNLKEQEYYGELSKRYKVDFFMEEVKQVKQVVAEKGNPSIGPEKAKVTVIEFSDFECPYCKRSQTTTRQLREQYKDKIRWVFRDYPLPFHRNAMFAHIAANCAIEQNKYWEYFNLLFDNAENLVKENVILLADKVGLDKTKFNACLADSGKISAEIEADVADGQAVGVNGTPAFFINGIFVEGAQPIGAFQKIIDEELGK, from the coding sequence ATGGACAATGGAAAAAAAGGGCTTTTGGCTCTATCTGCATTTACAATTCTTTATGTTGCCTTTAGCATACCGGCACTTATCAATTATTTTAAACCAAAAAGTTATATCGAGATTAACGGTAAGAAATTCACTGAATCTGATTTGGAAAAAGAAAAACCAGGAATGGTCGTAAAATTAAAAAAGGATTATGTTGATGGATTAAAGCGAACCTTCGAGCAATATGCCAATGACAAGATTCTTGAACTCGAAGCAAAAGAAAAAAACATCAAACCAAGTGAAGTTGTTTCTAAAGGGGTTGGCTCTTACACTCCCTCTGCTTCCGAAATCCAAGCCATCTACGAACAGTATAAAGATCAATTTGGTGGAGCAAAACTCGAAGCAGTGCAAGATAGAATTGTTGGCTATTTAAAAAACCTAAAAGAGCAAGAATACTACGGCGAGCTTAGCAAGAGATACAAAGTTGACTTCTTTATGGAAGAAGTAAAACAAGTAAAGCAAGTAGTTGCCGAAAAAGGAAATCCTTCCATCGGTCCTGAAAAAGCAAAGGTTACAGTAATTGAATTTTCTGATTTCGAATGTCCGTATTGCAAGAGAAGTCAAACAACTACTAGACAATTAAGAGAGCAATACAAAGATAAAATTCGTTGGGTATTTCGTGATTATCCTCTTCCCTTTCACCGCAATGCAATGTTTGCTCATATAGCAGCCAATTGTGCAATTGAACAAAATAAATATTGGGAATATTTTAATCTATTGTTTGATAACGCTGAAAATCTTGTAAAAGAAAATGTTATTTTATTAGCTGATAAAGTTGGATTGGATAAAACAAAGTTTAATGCCTGTTTGGCGGACTCAGGAAAAATTTCTGCTGAAATTGAAGCTGATGTCGCAGACGGTCAGGCTGTGGGTGTGAATGGAACTCCAGCATTTTTTATTAATGGAATTTTTGTGGAAGGTGCTCAGCCCATTGGAGCCTTTCAAAAAATTATAGACGAAGAATTAGGTAAATGA